A section of the Rhodospirillaceae bacterium genome encodes:
- a CDS encoding agmatinase — MTEPSDPAKPARLDLPFVGIPTFMKKPHRPDWDAIEADVAVMGAPFDLGTQVRPGARFGPKGFRDASQLFAIGDGAYDPEDDILHLAGDDVRIVDIGDADMVHIDALQCLGNIEYGVRKILAAGALPVVLGGDHAVHIPCIRAFDGELPVHIVHIDAHLDYVDERFGVRHGQGNPLRRAAECGHVTGITHLGIRNLGSSAQSDFADARAAKSDILSVRDFRELGVAGVIERIPENARLYFTIDVDGFDPSLVPGTGTPSPGGFLYYETCDFLKAAAMRGDVVGIDFVELAPEYDPGGATSLFCTQILVNFLGYIFHAKKIKAGEIPDGGWPALRGVGQ; from the coding sequence ATGACCGAGCCATCCGATCCAGCGAAGCCCGCCCGGCTCGACCTGCCGTTCGTCGGCATCCCGACCTTCATGAAGAAGCCGCACCGGCCGGACTGGGACGCCATCGAGGCCGATGTCGCCGTCATGGGCGCGCCGTTCGATCTCGGCACCCAGGTCCGCCCCGGCGCGCGCTTCGGGCCGAAAGGATTCCGGGACGCCTCGCAGCTCTTCGCAATCGGCGACGGCGCCTACGATCCGGAGGACGACATCCTCCACCTCGCCGGCGACGACGTCCGCATCGTCGATATCGGCGACGCCGACATGGTCCACATCGATGCCCTCCAATGCCTCGGCAATATCGAATACGGCGTGCGCAAGATCCTGGCCGCGGGCGCGCTGCCGGTCGTCCTGGGCGGCGACCATGCGGTGCACATCCCCTGCATCCGCGCCTTCGACGGCGAACTGCCGGTTCATATCGTGCATATCGACGCCCATCTCGACTATGTCGACGAGCGCTTCGGCGTGCGCCACGGCCAGGGCAATCCGCTGCGCCGGGCCGCCGAATGCGGGCACGTTACCGGCATCACCCATCTCGGCATCCGCAACCTCGGCTCGAGCGCGCAATCCGACTTCGCCGATGCACGCGCTGCCAAGTCGGACATTCTTTCGGTGCGGGATTTCCGCGAACTCGGCGTCGCCGGGGTGATCGAGCGGATACCGGAGAATGCCCGGCTCTATTTCACCATCGACGTGGACGGCTTCGATCCGTCGTTGGTGCCGGGCACGGGCACACCCAGCCCCGGCGGCTTTCTCTACTACGAGACCTGCGACTTCCTGAAAGCGGCGGCGATGCGCGGCGACGTCGTCGGCATCGATTTCGTCGAGTTGGCGCCGGAATACGATCCGGGCGGTGCGACAAGCCTGTTCTGCACCCAGATCCTGGTGAACTTCCTCGGCTACATCTTCCACGCGAAAAAGATCAAGGCCGGCGAAATCCCGGACGGCGGCTGGCCGGCACTGCGCGGCGTCGGGCAGTAG
- a CDS encoding LLM class flavin-dependent oxidoreductase, producing the protein MHVGASIIFQNPGKQQPDHAVWEDELALVDLVEPLGFDSVWATEHHITDYIMCPDPVQFLAYAAGRTTTARLGTMVVVLPWRDPFRVAEQIAMLDVMSGGRVIFGMGRGAGRCEFEGFKVPMEESRARFVEAAEMIMGGLETGFCEYDGEFYTQPRAAVRPRANLSFRGRTYAAAVSPESAEIMAKLGVGLLIIPQKPWDHVAKELAEYRALFQRVNGFDAPAPIAAGWTFVDESEERAYEMAKKYIGGYWHSVLAHYEFAGDHLKTTKGYEYYGKFAENLQKQGDDAATEFFLGLQVWGTPEMVYEKIVDISDKAGSDSFVGVFKYAGMPKDIAEANMRLFAREVMPELKTIGPAAGRMAAAAE; encoded by the coding sequence ATGCATGTCGGCGCATCCATCATTTTCCAGAACCCCGGCAAACAGCAGCCGGATCACGCGGTCTGGGAAGACGAGCTGGCCCTGGTGGACCTGGTGGAGCCGCTGGGCTTCGACTCCGTGTGGGCGACCGAACACCATATCACCGACTACATCATGTGCCCGGACCCGGTGCAGTTCCTCGCCTACGCCGCCGGCCGCACCACGACGGCCAGACTGGGCACGATGGTCGTCGTCCTGCCCTGGCGCGATCCGTTCCGGGTCGCCGAGCAGATCGCCATGCTCGACGTGATGTCCGGCGGACGGGTGATCTTCGGCATGGGCCGCGGCGCCGGCCGCTGCGAGTTCGAGGGCTTCAAGGTGCCGATGGAAGAGAGCCGGGCCCGCTTCGTCGAAGCCGCCGAAATGATCATGGGCGGCCTCGAAACCGGCTTCTGCGAATATGACGGCGAATTCTACACGCAGCCCCGCGCCGCCGTGCGCCCGCGCGCCAACCTGAGCTTCAGGGGCCGGACCTACGCCGCCGCGGTCTCGCCCGAATCGGCCGAGATCATGGCGAAACTGGGCGTCGGCCTGCTCATCATCCCGCAGAAGCCCTGGGACCATGTCGCCAAGGAGCTGGCCGAATACCGGGCGCTGTTCCAGCGGGTCAACGGCTTCGACGCGCCGGCGCCGATAGCCGCCGGCTGGACCTTCGTCGACGAGAGCGAAGAGCGCGCCTACGAGATGGCGAAGAAGTATATCGGCGGCTACTGGCACAGCGTGCTGGCGCATTACGAATTCGCCGGCGACCACCTGAAGACGACGAAGGGCTACGAATATTACGGCAAGTTCGCCGAAAACCTGCAAAAGCAGGGCGACGACGCGGCGACCGAGTTTTTCCTCGGCCTGCAGGTCTGGGGCACGCCGGAGATGGTCTACGAGAAGATCGTCGACATTTCCGACAAGGCCGGTTCCGACAGTTTCGTCGGGGTTTTCAAATATGCCGGCATGCCGAAGGACATCGCCGAGGCCAACATGCGGCTGTTCGCCCGCGAGGTGATGCCGGAGTTGAAGACCATCGGCCCGGCCGCCGGGCGGATGGCCGCCGCAGCGGAATAA
- a CDS encoding CaiB/BaiF CoA-transferase family protein: MPGPLEGLRVVELAGIGPGPMACMMLADMGADVVKVDRLTDPGLGIAMPAKYQVLHRGRPSVAVDLKSPDGLAVVKRLIDRADVLIEGFRPGVTERMGLGPEDCFATNPKLVYGRMTGWGQDGPMARAAGHDMNYIALTGALNAIGPADGPPVPPLNLVGDFGGGTLYLLVGVLAALLEARQSGKGQVVDAAMVDGAASLMTTFYGLKAAGLWSNMRGANLLDGGAHFYSVYETGDGKFVSIGSIEAKFYAELLEKTGLDPADLPPQMSRESWPVIREKLAAVFRTKTRDEWCAIMEGTDICFAPVLDLDEAPDHAHMKARGTFAEVDGVVQPAPAPRFSRTPGTIRRPPSPPGADTEEALAAWGFAAGEIADLRAANAIG; encoded by the coding sequence ATGCCCGGACCGCTGGAGGGACTGCGCGTCGTCGAACTGGCCGGGATCGGACCCGGACCGATGGCCTGCATGATGCTCGCGGACATGGGCGCCGACGTCGTCAAGGTGGACCGGCTGACCGACCCGGGCCTCGGCATCGCCATGCCGGCGAAATACCAGGTGCTGCACCGCGGCCGCCCTTCCGTCGCCGTCGACCTCAAGTCGCCGGACGGGCTGGCGGTCGTCAAACGGCTGATCGACCGCGCCGACGTCCTGATCGAAGGATTCCGCCCCGGCGTCACCGAACGCATGGGCCTCGGCCCGGAGGATTGTTTCGCGACCAACCCGAAACTGGTCTACGGCCGCATGACCGGCTGGGGCCAGGACGGTCCGATGGCCCGGGCGGCCGGGCATGACATGAACTACATCGCGCTCACCGGCGCGCTCAACGCCATCGGCCCGGCCGACGGGCCGCCGGTGCCGCCGCTCAACCTGGTCGGCGATTTCGGCGGCGGGACGCTCTACCTGCTGGTCGGCGTGCTGGCGGCGCTCCTTGAAGCGCGCCAGTCCGGCAAGGGGCAGGTCGTGGACGCGGCGATGGTGGACGGCGCGGCCTCGCTGATGACGACCTTCTACGGCCTCAAGGCGGCCGGCCTGTGGAGCAATATGCGCGGCGCGAACCTGCTCGACGGCGGCGCTCATTTCTATTCGGTCTACGAGACGGGCGACGGCAAATTCGTCTCCATCGGCTCGATCGAAGCCAAGTTCTACGCCGAACTGCTGGAGAAAACCGGGCTCGACCCGGCCGATCTGCCGCCGCAGATGAGCCGGGAGAGCTGGCCCGTCATCCGCGAAAAACTCGCTGCGGTCTTCCGGACCAAAACCCGGGACGAATGGTGCGCCATCATGGAGGGCACCGATATCTGCTTTGCGCCGGTCCTGGACCTCGACGAGGCGCCGGACCATGCGCACATGAAGGCACGCGGCACCTTCGCGGAGGTCGACGGCGTCGTGCAGCCGGCACCGGCGCCGCGTTTCAGCCGCACGCCCGGCACGATCCGCCGTCCGCCTTCGCCGCCCGGCGCCGATACCGAAGAAGCGCTCGCCGCCTGGGGCTTTGCCGCCGGGGAAATCGCCGATCTGCGCGCCGCAAACGCAATCGGCTGA
- a CDS encoding LysR family transcriptional regulator, with amino-acid sequence MKDTLKAGAVHEEKIGIDEERTIAFMGDELRVYATPLMVRDIEHTCRQLLLPHHDDGEDSVGARVEIDHLGPTLIGQSVTVNAEVVEVEGPRIVFEVNVHDELDHVGRARHIRFVIDKAKQGGRLAKKKARLAEA; translated from the coding sequence ATGAAAGACACACTCAAAGCCGGCGCCGTCCATGAGGAGAAGATCGGGATCGACGAGGAGCGCACCATCGCCTTCATGGGCGACGAGTTGCGGGTCTACGCCACGCCGCTCATGGTGCGCGATATCGAGCATACCTGCCGGCAGCTGCTGCTGCCGCATCACGACGACGGCGAGGATTCCGTCGGCGCGCGGGTCGAGATCGACCATCTGGGCCCGACCCTGATCGGCCAGAGCGTGACGGTCAACGCCGAGGTCGTCGAGGTCGAGGGCCCGCGGATCGTCTTCGAGGTCAACGTCCATGACGAGCTCGACCATGTCGGCCGGGCCCGGCACATCCGCTTCGTCATCGACAAGGCGAAGCAGGGCGGCCGCCTGGCGAAGAAAAAGGCGCGCCTGGCCGAAGCTTGA
- a CDS encoding molybdopterin-dependent oxidoreductase — MAKAGASEDDVKKVPFYCYQCVAGPDLAKVTVRNGVAERLEANFDIMDEHPGGGRVCVKAFGLIQKTYNPNRIKQPMKRTNPNKGRDEDPGFVPISWEEAFGIIGEKFREVRAKGLVNENGHPRLATSTGGGGTPVQYMGTFPAFMAAWGPIDQGFGAGQGVKCYHSEHLYGELWHRAFIVAPDTPYVNFILNCGANTEAQSGVVGIWREANARARGAKRIHVEPHMSITAAASAEWVPIKPKTDAAFLFALIHRIVHERGWEAVCDVPFLKNRSNSPYLVGPNGFFVRDPDGKPLIWDAADGAAKPYDADIADPAMEGTYTVDGYELGPDNKRWDHKGVMAKPSFQLMLDLMAQYTPEWAEAECEVPAETIRRVADEYIAHACVGETIEIEGKTLPFRPVAILLGKSVNNGWGGYHTCWARTMLAVLVGALEVPGGTLGTAVKLVRPAASRVGSVLPGEDGFMRYQFNATSSNAWNRDPHIRNAYKTLVPLVSDSPWSPALGPAHLPWLFQKHQPKSWPRHDPPDIWMCYRTNPSISSWNAPEVSNQLADFPFIVAFAYTMDETNHFADVLLPESTDLESTQLIRIGGTKFQENFWHHEGWTIRAKAIEPVNDTMDMSDIMTRFAQEAGILDAYIGAINGGAAGTKLARPGKYDFSLPAGEPPESETVWDNMCKAASWDMTGGEQVRDLDWFREHGYMLKDYNQLDWYIYPALEEQNLRFELPYQERLTRHGQELALRLGEIGVDWWETQLREYEFMPTYESFPEIWEDYVRDFGRDPEEYPFWALTARSFQYAWGANVGLPLIAEVADNIAGHRGVMINRRKAQDLGIEDGEQVVVESVTGRTEGPAVLREGIRPDTVLMIGQFDHWKTPFAKDLNRPSLNSVTDISLKLTDSTGSGSDLVCVKVYKASEKHLQKPLAVEEMGSYDGNIATAAFAQAAE, encoded by the coding sequence ATGGCCAAAGCCGGCGCTTCCGAAGACGACGTCAAGAAGGTTCCCTTCTACTGCTACCAGTGCGTAGCGGGGCCGGACCTTGCGAAAGTCACCGTGCGCAACGGCGTGGCGGAACGGCTGGAAGCCAATTTCGACATCATGGACGAGCATCCCGGCGGCGGCCGGGTCTGCGTCAAGGCGTTCGGCCTGATTCAGAAGACCTACAATCCCAACCGGATCAAGCAGCCGATGAAGCGGACCAACCCGAACAAGGGGCGGGACGAGGATCCGGGCTTCGTGCCGATCTCCTGGGAAGAGGCCTTCGGCATCATCGGCGAGAAATTCCGCGAAGTGCGCGCCAAAGGGCTGGTCAACGAGAACGGCCATCCGCGCCTCGCGACCTCGACCGGCGGGGGCGGCACGCCGGTGCAGTATATGGGCACTTTCCCGGCCTTCATGGCGGCCTGGGGCCCCATCGACCAGGGCTTCGGCGCCGGCCAGGGCGTGAAGTGCTACCATTCCGAGCATCTCTACGGCGAACTGTGGCACCGCGCGTTCATCGTCGCGCCGGACACGCCCTATGTGAACTTCATCCTGAACTGCGGCGCGAACACCGAGGCGCAGTCCGGCGTCGTCGGCATCTGGCGCGAAGCCAACGCCCGGGCGCGCGGCGCCAAGCGCATCCATGTCGAGCCGCACATGTCGATCACGGCGGCAGCCTCGGCCGAATGGGTGCCGATCAAACCGAAGACCGACGCCGCCTTCCTGTTCGCCCTGATCCACCGGATCGTGCACGAGCGCGGCTGGGAAGCCGTCTGCGACGTGCCGTTCCTCAAGAACCGCTCCAATTCGCCCTACCTGGTCGGCCCCAACGGCTTTTTCGTCCGCGATCCGGACGGCAAGCCGCTGATCTGGGACGCCGCCGACGGCGCGGCCAAACCCTATGACGCCGACATCGCCGACCCTGCGATGGAGGGCACCTACACGGTCGACGGCTACGAACTGGGGCCGGACAACAAGCGCTGGGACCATAAGGGAGTGATGGCCAAACCGTCCTTCCAGCTCATGCTCGACCTGATGGCGCAATACACGCCGGAATGGGCCGAGGCCGAATGCGAGGTGCCGGCGGAGACCATCCGGCGGGTCGCCGACGAATATATCGCCCATGCCTGCGTCGGCGAGACCATCGAGATCGAAGGCAAGACCCTGCCCTTCCGCCCGGTCGCCATCCTGCTCGGTAAGAGCGTGAACAACGGCTGGGGCGGCTATCACACCTGCTGGGCGCGCACCATGCTGGCCGTTCTCGTCGGCGCGCTCGAGGTGCCGGGCGGCACGCTGGGCACGGCGGTGAAGCTGGTGCGGCCGGCGGCGTCGCGGGTCGGCTCCGTGCTGCCGGGCGAAGACGGCTTCATGCGCTACCAGTTCAACGCCACGTCGTCGAACGCGTGGAACCGCGACCCGCATATCCGCAATGCCTACAAGACGCTGGTGCCCCTGGTCTCGGACAGCCCGTGGTCGCCGGCCCTGGGGCCCGCGCACCTGCCCTGGCTGTTCCAGAAGCACCAGCCGAAGAGCTGGCCGCGCCACGATCCGCCGGACATCTGGATGTGCTACCGCACCAACCCGTCGATCAGCTCGTGGAACGCGCCGGAAGTGTCGAACCAGCTGGCGGATTTCCCGTTCATCGTCGCCTTCGCCTACACGATGGACGAGACCAACCATTTCGCCGACGTGCTGCTGCCGGAATCGACCGACCTGGAATCGACCCAGCTGATCCGCATCGGCGGCACCAAGTTCCAGGAGAATTTCTGGCACCACGAAGGCTGGACGATCCGCGCCAAGGCGATCGAGCCGGTCAACGACACGATGGACATGTCGGACATCATGACCCGCTTCGCCCAGGAAGCGGGTATCCTCGACGCCTATATCGGCGCCATCAACGGCGGCGCGGCGGGCACGAAGCTGGCGCGCCCCGGCAAGTACGATTTCAGCCTGCCGGCCGGCGAGCCGCCGGAGTCGGAAACCGTCTGGGACAACATGTGCAAGGCCGCATCGTGGGACATGACCGGCGGCGAGCAGGTCCGCGACCTCGACTGGTTCCGCGAACACGGCTACATGCTCAAGGACTACAACCAGCTCGACTGGTACATCTACCCGGCGCTCGAAGAGCAGAATTTGCGCTTCGAGCTGCCCTACCAGGAACGGCTGACCCGGCACGGCCAGGAACTGGCGCTCCGCCTGGGCGAGATCGGCGTCGACTGGTGGGAAACTCAGCTGCGCGAATACGAGTTCATGCCGACCTACGAATCTTTCCCGGAAATCTGGGAGGATTACGTCCGCGATTTCGGCCGCGACCCGGAGGAATACCCGTTCTGGGCGCTGACCGCCCGCTCCTTCCAGTATGCCTGGGGCGCCAATGTCGGCCTGCCGCTGATCGCCGAGGTCGCCGACAATATCGCCGGCCACCGCGGCGTGATGATCAACCGGCGCAAGGCGCAGGACCTGGGTATCGAAGACGGCGAGCAGGTCGTCGTGGAATCGGTCACCGGGCGCACCGAAGGCCCGGCCGTGCTGCGTGAGGGAATCCGGCCGGACACGGTCCTGATGATCGGCCAGTTCGACCACTGGAAGACGCCCTTCGCCAAGGACCTCAACCGGCCGAGCCTGAACAGCGTGACCGACATCTCGCTCAAGCTCACCGATTCCACCGGCTCCGGCTCGGATCTCGTGTGCGTCAAGGTCTACAAGGCCTCGGAGAAGCACCTCCAGAAGCCGCTCGCCGTCGAGGAAATGGGCTCCTACGACGGCAACATCGCCACCGCCGCCTTCGCCCAGGCCGCGGAGTGA
- a CDS encoding 4Fe-4S binding protein, translating to MADALCHDPAHTPRWGMAIDVNRCVGCQTCTIACKHWNDTLPDIQWRRVIDVEQGEYPNVQRQFLVTGCQHCAEPPCVPVCPTGATRQREDGLVTMDYDVCIGCAYCAVACPYQARTIAHEIHGYYDGEITRQEEAVFDDGRIGVAQKCTFCIDRVDSGLEAGLTPGLDPEATPACSAACIASAITFGDYNDPDSNVSQLVRDNPAFQMHEELGTDPQIKYLYTTPAVPGREPEAADLADERLADPANPLVGTLQPFWDWRAAMNWMFGGVGSGFVFAAWLASFAVPAEAAAEYGLWLSAAQFAGAGLMAIGLFFVFLKIGRKMRFWRAVSRPQTSWMTRELYVVAVFGVAVLLGIATQHPAAQTVAALAALGFLACQAMILYRARGIPAWRHRLMPWMIVSTGLLEGFALLMPAFALSIGLLAAFQLLVPLEIFVYSALALKTMQTAGVAVIVLAAASLILWTAYLHSAAAGGIGPLARAVLAKVHRRVLILGTGLPALLYLAGLIALGMGQTGTRIAIGVWLAGSILAIFGGVYWKFMIVARAGYQQGFAMPKQPHRGSGARAAPPRLDGTVMRPGAPLAESPEGVG from the coding sequence ATGGCTGACGCCCTCTGCCACGATCCCGCCCACACCCCGCGCTGGGGCATGGCGATCGACGTCAACCGCTGCGTCGGCTGCCAGACCTGCACCATCGCCTGCAAGCACTGGAACGACACGCTGCCGGATATCCAATGGCGGCGCGTGATCGATGTCGAGCAGGGCGAGTATCCGAACGTCCAGCGCCAGTTCCTCGTCACCGGCTGCCAGCATTGCGCCGAGCCGCCCTGCGTCCCGGTCTGCCCGACCGGCGCGACCCGCCAGCGCGAAGACGGGCTGGTGACGATGGATTACGACGTCTGCATCGGCTGTGCCTATTGTGCGGTCGCCTGCCCCTATCAGGCCCGCACCATCGCCCATGAGATCCACGGTTATTACGATGGCGAGATCACGCGCCAGGAAGAGGCCGTGTTCGACGACGGCCGGATCGGCGTCGCCCAGAAATGCACCTTCTGCATCGACCGGGTCGACAGCGGCCTGGAAGCCGGCCTGACCCCCGGCCTCGATCCCGAGGCGACGCCGGCCTGCTCCGCCGCCTGCATCGCCTCGGCCATCACTTTCGGCGATTACAACGACCCGGACAGCAACGTCTCGCAGCTCGTGCGCGACAACCCGGCGTTCCAGATGCACGAGGAACTCGGCACCGATCCGCAGATCAAATATCTCTATACCACCCCGGCCGTACCGGGCCGCGAACCGGAAGCAGCCGACCTCGCCGACGAGCGGCTGGCCGATCCGGCAAACCCGCTGGTCGGCACGCTGCAGCCGTTCTGGGACTGGCGCGCCGCGATGAACTGGATGTTCGGCGGCGTCGGCAGCGGCTTCGTGTTCGCCGCCTGGCTGGCCTCCTTCGCCGTGCCGGCCGAGGCCGCCGCCGAATACGGCCTGTGGCTTTCTGCGGCGCAATTCGCCGGCGCCGGGCTGATGGCCATCGGCCTGTTCTTCGTCTTTCTGAAGATCGGCAGGAAGATGCGTTTCTGGCGCGCGGTGTCGCGCCCACAGACCTCCTGGATGACGCGCGAACTGTATGTCGTCGCCGTCTTCGGCGTCGCCGTGCTGCTCGGTATTGCGACGCAGCATCCGGCGGCCCAGACCGTTGCCGCGCTGGCGGCGCTCGGTTTCCTCGCTTGTCAGGCGATGATCCTCTACCGGGCGCGCGGCATTCCGGCCTGGCGGCACCGCCTGATGCCCTGGATGATCGTCTCGACCGGCCTGCTCGAAGGCTTCGCCCTGCTGATGCCGGCCTTTGCGCTCAGCATCGGCCTGCTGGCGGCGTTCCAGTTGCTCGTGCCGCTGGAAATCTTCGTCTACAGCGCGCTTGCCCTCAAGACGATGCAGACCGCGGGCGTCGCCGTCATCGTCCTGGCGGCGGCAAGTCTGATCCTGTGGACCGCCTATCTGCACTCGGCGGCAGCCGGCGGAATCGGCCCGCTGGCCCGGGCGGTGCTGGCGAAGGTCCACCGGCGCGTGTTGATCCTCGGCACGGGGTTGCCGGCGCTCCTGTACCTGGCCGGCCTGATCGCGCTCGGCATGGGGCAGACCGGAACGCGCATCGCCATCGGAGTCTGGCTCGCCGGCAGCATCCTCGCCATCTTCGGCGGCGTCTACTGGAAGTTCATGATCGTCGCCCGCGCCGGCTACCAGCAGGGCTTCGCCATGCCGAAGCAGCCGCACCGCGGCTCCGGCGCCCGGGCTGCGCCGCCCCGGCTCGACGGCACCGTCATGCGCCCGGGCGCGCCGCTGGCCGAGTCTCCGGAAGGGGTCGGCTGA
- a CDS encoding HIT family protein → MYALHPQLADETVPVCDLDLCRVLLSKDATYPWLVLSPRREGLRDLHDLNEEDGIAALDEIRRCSRALVDLFGPDKMPDKINVAALGNQVPQLHIHVIARFTTDSAWPGPVWGKVPPAPYDDAARDALIGRLRVALGQGG, encoded by the coding sequence ATGTACGCGCTTCATCCGCAACTCGCCGACGAGACCGTGCCGGTCTGCGATCTGGATCTGTGCCGGGTGCTGCTGTCGAAGGATGCCACCTATCCTTGGCTGGTGCTGTCGCCGCGGCGCGAGGGTCTGCGCGACCTGCACGATCTCAACGAAGAGGACGGCATTGCCGCCCTCGATGAAATCCGCCGGTGCAGCCGGGCACTCGTCGACCTGTTCGGGCCGGACAAGATGCCCGACAAAATAAATGTGGCGGCGCTGGGTAACCAGGTGCCGCAACTGCATATCCATGTGATCGCCCGCTTCACGACCGATTCGGCCTGGCCCGGCCCGGTTTGGGGCAAGGTTCCGCCGGCGCCGTACGACGATGCGGCGCGCGATGCGCTGATCGGCCGGCTGCGCGTGGCGCTGGGGCAGGGCGGCTGA
- a CDS encoding peptidylprolyl isomerase has product MLYLELKNGRVAIELYPDAAPKHVARIKELAREKFYDGIVFHRVIPGFMAQTGDPTGTGRGGSGQKLPAEFSRDLSFERGTIGMARTADPNSGDSQWFICFAPASHLNGQYTIWGKVVEGMDLIDGIAPGEPPAQPDKIVSLRVAADVEAGK; this is encoded by the coding sequence ATGCTCTATCTCGAATTGAAGAACGGCCGCGTCGCCATCGAACTCTATCCCGACGCGGCGCCCAAACATGTCGCCCGGATCAAGGAACTCGCCCGCGAAAAATTCTACGACGGCATCGTCTTCCACCGGGTCATTCCGGGCTTCATGGCCCAGACCGGCGATCCGACCGGCACCGGCCGGGGCGGCAGCGGGCAGAAACTGCCGGCGGAATTTTCCCGCGACCTCTCGTTCGAGCGCGGCACCATTGGCATGGCGCGCACCGCCGATCCGAACAGCGGCGACAGCCAATGGTTCATCTGCTTCGCTCCGGCATCGCACCTGAACGGCCAGTACACGATCTGGGGCAAGGTGGTCGAAGGCATGGACCTCATCGACGGCATCGCGCCGGGCGAGCCGCCGGCGCAGCCGGACAAAATCGTCAGCCTGCGCGTCGCCGCCGATGTCGAGGCCGGCAAGTAG
- a CDS encoding NAD(P)-dependent oxidoreductase: MKNAVPQRETGMTKTGFIGLGAMGQPMAANLVRKGHDLIVYDIAQDRTPPLRDLGAAVAGSVAEVAERAGVVVTMVPDSPEVEAVVLGPGGVLESGAAGQLVMDMSTIAPETTDRIAAALAEAGRAFVDAPVGRLVTNAEAGTSLFMVGATEADLERVRPLLEAMGDTILHCGGPGAGIRSKLVNNFLIMGINQMNAEALALVQGFGLDLETTLKVLGGTTAANGQLSINWPNKVLNGDLAPGFRIALAHKDVSLAVEAARSFGLPLYAGAVVRESLAMAKATGDYADKDFSGIADAVCRLGNLPPPRLT; the protein is encoded by the coding sequence ATGAAGAACGCAGTTCCGCAACGGGAGACAGGGATGACAAAGACCGGCTTTATCGGGCTGGGCGCGATGGGGCAGCCGATGGCGGCCAATCTCGTGCGCAAGGGCCACGATCTGATCGTCTACGATATTGCCCAGGACCGCACGCCGCCGCTCCGCGATCTCGGCGCCGCCGTCGCCGGCTCCGTCGCCGAAGTGGCCGAACGGGCCGGCGTCGTGGTGACGATGGTCCCGGATTCGCCCGAGGTCGAAGCGGTCGTCCTCGGCCCCGGGGGCGTTCTCGAATCCGGCGCCGCAGGCCAGCTCGTCATGGACATGAGCACGATCGCGCCGGAAACGACCGACCGCATCGCGGCGGCGCTGGCCGAAGCGGGCCGGGCCTTCGTCGATGCGCCGGTCGGCCGGCTGGTGACCAACGCCGAAGCCGGCACATCCCTGTTCATGGTCGGGGCAACGGAGGCAGACCTGGAACGGGTGCGGCCGCTCCTCGAAGCCATGGGCGATACGATCCTGCATTGCGGCGGGCCGGGCGCGGGCATCCGCTCCAAGCTGGTCAACAATTTCCTGATCATGGGCATCAACCAGATGAACGCCGAAGCGCTGGCGCTCGTCCAGGGCTTCGGGCTGGATCTGGAAACCACCCTGAAGGTACTCGGCGGCACGACCGCCGCCAACGGGCAGCTCTCGATCAACTGGCCGAACAAGGTGCTGAACGGCGACCTCGCGCCCGGTTTCCGCATCGCGCTCGCCCACAAGGACGTTTCGCTTGCCGTCGAAGCGGCGCGCAGCTTCGGGCTGCCGCTCTATGCCGGCGCGGTCGTCCGGGAGAGTCTCGCCATGGCAAAGGCAACCGGCGACTATGCCGACAAGGATTTTTCCGGAATTGCCGATGCGGTGTGCCGGCTGGGCAACCTGCCACCGCCGCGACTGACCTGA